In Lemur catta isolate mLemCat1 chromosome 1, mLemCat1.pri, whole genome shotgun sequence, one DNA window encodes the following:
- the GPHB5 gene encoding glycoprotein hormone beta-5 gives MKLAHLFLGPVALLLLAGSACGLSTSRGNLRTFVGCAVREFTFLAKKPGCRGLRITTDACWGRCETWEKPILEPPYIEAHHRVCTYNETKQVTVKLPNCAPGVDPFYTYPVAVRCDCGACSTATTECETI, from the exons ATGAAGCTGGCGCACCTCTTCCTCGGCCCGGTGGCCCTCCTGCTCCTGGCTGGCAGCGCCTGCGGCCTCAGCACCTCCCGCGGGAACCTGCGCACCTTCGTGGGCTGTGCCGTGAGGGAGTTTACTTTCCTGGCCAAGAAGCCAGGCTGCAGGGGCCTTCGGATCACCACGGACGCTTGCTGGGGTCGCTGTGAGACCTGGGAG AAGCCCATTCTGGAACCCCCCTACATTGAAGCCCATCATCGAGTCTGTACCTACAACGAGACCAAACAGGTGACCGTCAAGCTGCCCAACTGTGCCCCGGGAGTCGACCCCTTCTACACCTATCCTGTGGCTGTCCGCTGTGACTGCGGAGCCTGCTCCACTGCCACCACGGAGTGTGAGACCATCTGA